The proteins below come from a single Silene latifolia isolate original U9 population unplaced genomic scaffold, ASM4854445v1 scaffold_73, whole genome shotgun sequence genomic window:
- the LOC141640176 gene encoding uncharacterized protein LOC141640176 has protein sequence MVYASNHARVRDNLWKNLINISSTTNCWIIIGDFNVVRDVLERVSNTPSCLVDILDFNFCLLKYGLDDLNSSGCDMTWTNNQDIATLVWSKLDRALINTQWMAQFPATAVHFLSSGISDHSPALVTVFEDKYVGHRFSFLNYWVDHPNYHDQVLEAWQTPVQGSQIFTLFRKLNVKTKLQALHKQSFSQIQKRVKDSKEALHDCQRQIQANLHLPELYE, from the coding sequence ATGGTTTATGCTAGTAATCATGCCAGGGTTCGAGATAATCTCTGGaaaaatttgattaatattagcTCTACTACTAATTGCTGGATTATAATTGGTGATTTCAATGTTGTAAGAGATGTTCTTGAGAGGGTAAGCAATACTCCTTCTTGTCTGGTTGACATATTGGATTTCAACTTCTGTCTTCTTAAATATGGACTAGATGATCTTAATAGCTCTGGATGTGACATGACCTGGACTAATAATCAGGATATAGCAACTCTAGTTTGGTCTAAATTGGATCGAGCCTTAATCAATACTCAATGGATGGCTCAATTCCCAGCTACTGctgttcattttctctcttcaGGTATATCCGATCATTCTCCTGCACTTGTCACTGTTTTTGAGGACAAGTATGTGGGGCATCGATTTAGTTTTCTCAACTACTGGGTTGACCATCCTAATTACCATGATCAAGTCCTTGAAGCCTGGCAGACTCCTGTACAAGGATCTCAAATTTTTACTTTGTTTAGGAAGCTTAATGTAAAAACAAAGCTTCAAGCTCTGCATAAACAGAGTTTTTCACAAATTCAGAAACGAGTAAAGGATAGCAAGGAGGCTCTTCATGACTGTCAAAGACAAATTCAGGCTAATCTTCACTTGCCCGAACTATATGAATAG